In the Pocillopora verrucosa isolate sample1 chromosome 4, ASM3666991v2, whole genome shotgun sequence genome, tatctttctACTCAAAGTTCTTGTTGGCTCTAAATAGCTATTGGTTCAACGAGAttgaattaaaaagttttttataCAGCTAAGTAAAAACACATTCACCCTTACATGTTACATGCGTGATTGCGAGACCGTCATTGCACGTTACACACGATGGCGTGACCGTTAAAACGTTCTTACACGTTTAATACATACTATGGCGTGACCGTATAACCATCGTCACTTTTCATCCTGAGGCGTGACCATATGATTGTCGCAACACAGAATATACCATGGCGTGACGTATCGCCGTTCTTACAAGTTTACACGTACTATAGCGTGACCGTATAACCATCGTCACAAGTAACATATTATAGCGTGACTCTGTGACCGTCACAACACTTTACATACCATAGCGTGACCGTAAGACCGTCGTTTGGCATTATGCTGTCCTGTTTGTGCAGCAGCTATGACATAACATTGGTTCTCCACAGCACGACATCTTAATAAAACctgaaaagaagtaaaaaaatctattttgaaaaagaaatataaataataaaaaaatggaagTCAAGCCGTGATGGTGATCTTCATTGTTACGCACGGAGAGTAAAAGAGGCGATTCACTCAACCCTTCTATAACAACTTAGCATCATCATATTCTACATACTGTTCTCCTTActttcctaagatgctgacaaggagaatttaacaaccaagggcttctttagttggtgatcattttgtttattctcatgacctgcGTAATGTTTGGTTCAGcggtgataatgtaaggagaaattaggtgctagtcactcttgaAGGTCAAGGGCTTAAGACTTCATCCTGTCTACCTCAACAGCTTCAAAAGGATAGAAATTCCACCGTAACAGATCACTGAAATACGCGATTTGCGACTGCTAAAAACTAATCAATCACAACAGGACATTATGTTTCAGAAAGTGAAGTGTTACCAGGTAATCTAATAGATTGTTTTGGAAATGAAGGACACCCTCGAAACGTAAATTGCTGCACAGTATGTGGTGGTAATTTCATGATTCACTCCagaaatgaagacaaaaaatatcCTCTCAAgcttattaaataaatgatttcctTTGGAGTTAGCTACCCTTTCGAAAAAAGATAGCTAAGATTCAAACATTGATTTTAATAATAAACGTCCGCCCAATCTGACTCTTTGCCGAgtacaaatgtttgaattcgacattttttcttcaattatcCAGGTAGCTTGGGGTAAAGGGCTAAAAGTAGCCTGTTTCTGTTGCTACAATGTGTtcttaagttttgaatttagaGTTGCTGGATTTGGAGACCTCTGATAAAAGTCATAAGCAGTAAAAATTATAAGTACATGTACAAACCTCCCAGTGTGCTGATCCAGTGATCTGAGTAAATGCTGATGGAAATGTTAAGATGTCGGCTCCCTGTTGTGCTAAAATAAGGGACAGCTCTGGAAAACGTACATCATAGCACTGGAACAACCATCATGTCAAGGATCACACAGCACCAGAAAGAATGACATTTTGCATATGCTGCTGTTCCCAGGTTACTATTACAACtgattttcttgaaataattactCAGGGTTAAATGTTGTTGAAAAGTAGGAAGTATTCAGTTATGAGcgaagttttaatgatgatgtaTTCAACTTCCCTACTGAATCAGGTAACCAGTCAATTATATCAGATGATTCCTAGGTGAAAATAGACCTGAGAAGGACTGCTAATGTTGTTCAGTGTTATTAAactgacataaaaaaatgaagtcAGCTTATGAGCCATAAGGCTTCTCCTGCTGCAGCTCATCCAGTTTTGGTGACATGAACAAAGTGGGAGTATAGCTTTTCCACACTGGAAAGGATTTAAGTCTAGCTCAGGGTTAACGTCTTTCATATTATCAGGTTCCCTGAGTtagctggtacccatttataccaTCCTGAGTAAGGAGAGTGACTGTAAGAGCAGGGTGCCTTGCCTCATAATACAACATGGCAATCCAGCCAGGACTTGGAACCACACCTTTCTCATCTTAGTTTAGTGTTGTTAAAGCAACCATTTAAAGGTATGTGGCTGGAACTAGTCTACTCCCCATAGATGGGATGCCAATCCATTGCaagacccccccccctcccccctttctGCCCAGAGTTTTATCAAGCTACCCTGACAGTTTGGCAGTAGCTATTTACACTCCTGGCTGGAGTgaagcactgtgaaagtaaattacttttaaagacCACCAATAAACAGATGACCACAATATGTattgttcaaagttttccttgatttaaacattttcaagCCAGTCTGACCTCCATTTTTGTCTTCTGCAGAACTTAGTCAGagagaaacaaaattcaagCTGGTTTGGAAAACTTAAAGGAAGGAAAATCTGAACCAGAACAACCACACTTAACTGTTCATTACACAAAGGATACAATGGCAAGGCCAACATTCCCCACAGGGGTAGACACAGGTGGCACTATCTGGTTACCAGGGATACAGGTGTCACTTTCCTTAAGCCTGGGTCCATCTTTCACATCAATATCAAACAGATGTATTTTCCGATACACTGCAACTATGGAGCCACTGTCATTCACAATGACATGCGAGTTACGCAGCCTCTTATCATCTGGTGGACCCTATGATTTAAAAGTgtatgaaaaagggaaaacaataCTGATGACTACTGAAATGATTGCACTTAATTACTTACCTAAGATCCcaaatgaaagtaaaaataattatttccattGCCACATAAGAAAGTTTTTAACCCCAGCAGTGCAAGGTataaaaaactcttaaaaatgCAGTTTGAGGTCTCTaatactgtaagttacagactGAGTTTTTTCCACTCATATTAATGGCCATAAATGTGATAGGAAAAACAAGCTTCCATAACTCATAGTACAGACCAAGAAAACAAGGTTGGTACAAAATTTGCTATATTTATCTCTGGGTTTAAACAGAGGCTAAAGATTTTCAATACCAACAAAGTTTGGAATTTAACAAGCTGCACACtgaaattgaccaatcataggaCACATAATAAAtgagagatataataaatcACATTTAAACTGAGAATAACACCTGTCAGCAGGTTGGTGGCTAATGTTAATTTATCAAAAGAGAGTTCAATAGAGGGTTGGAAATAATCTGGAATTatcttttggttttgttttacttccctTTGAGATTGGTCTGAAGAAATTGCCCCCTTTTTTGATCAAACAGATGTAGAGCTAAATCCAACTGCGAATCAGCCACTTCAGTTTTCTCAAACTTTGGATTTTGTTTTGGTCGCATCACATTCAATCAAAAAAAGTACTCTATTTGACATAAAAATGtcattattttgatttcacCTAAAGTTTTCCTTCCACTGAAATTCAAATCTCTTCTGTTATCAAGTAGGTTTTGCAATCTATTACCAAGTACCACATTAAGGTGCTTAAAAGTTCCCATGTATTTGTCATGTTGTCTTTCTCATGCAGTGATCAAACTATTGTGCCTGGGAAGGTTGATCAACTGGCCACGACTACAAGATATCATACAAATATAATGGGTCACTTGCAATTTGAATGCTTTGAACACCGAATAATAGTTCACTGCAAagataatgatgaaaatgtCCTTCCCCAATACCATGCATGAACAAGTTTATAAATCAGAAATTTGACCAtaacattttagaaaaaaaaaaagataaataaagtaaatgagAGCCTATCCTGACCTACCCTACCCTCTGCCTTCACCCTTTAACTGcaagaagtgatcaacatgtcacttctccctctgatatccatacattattcagcaaacaagttatgagaatactcaaccttatcaggttgaagttgttgtcttgatcgAACTCctaattctcataacttattcacagggaaatgtgtagcagcaagaggcAAGAATTGACAATCtgatcttgggagctaaagggttaaactggATCAAGGATCAAGTGAAGTGTTACCACCAATATTTTGAGTTTAATGAGATCTTTTAGCACTACCAAGCTGATTTATCATCCTAATACTTAGAATCAGAAGTGAACCTTTTCATGGTATCCACCAAGGGAAAGCCAAACACCCAGTTCTTTTGCTAATACACATAAACTTTGCATTCTTGGACTCTCCAGTGGTTCTGCCATTGACAAAGACTGTTCGCTGTTTTCTCCTACATAGTCAAAACATTCAGGCAAAAACACAAACTGCAAAGGAAAATACCGGTAGGTAACATTAGTCTTACAAATAAAAGGTGTTTTATTTAACTAACGATATCTTTACTTTCATTTGATCAACTTCTTGAGCACATTTCATAGGATCAAAGAGGTAACTCTTGCTTTGGCTTTGAATTATCAGTTCTTCAGAAAAACATAAAGTGAGAAAACAATTGATTGTGCAAATGCATTTTTTAGAAGAAAAGATTTGCCACCAGCTGGGTCAGTTGGTAGAGCAggagtcatttttttttatttttgtacttGACAATTCCTGTTTCCAATATGTAGAATCTAATAATTATTAGTGCATGGGGTAAGATAGGGGTAAGAAGCGAGGGGATAAAAATTGGGGTGGGGTCAAGGGATGAGGGGTAAGGGGAAAGGAGTGTAAGAGGTGAGAGTTAAGGGGCAACGGTGGGGGGATGGGGTTCGAAATTGTACCCACGAAGCACTTTGtgatgggggaggggagggggttggTGACTAAgagacaaaacattttaaaatgcataTCATCTTCACCTTGGCTCCTCTCGACTTGGCTTTGTTTATTAAATCTTTGCAAATTCCCATGTTACGGTCCACGTCATTGGTGGAGTTCATCTGACAAACTGCGACGAGAGTGGCTCCAGAATCGGTCAGCTGATTGTCTCCCATGACAAGCCCGGTTATGGAGGCAAATTCTCGCCGGTAAAAGTAACTAAAAAATCGGTACCTTACCTCTTTAGAGGTTTGAAGTGATGATCTTAGTTTAAGTTTATATCCTGCTGTAGCAATGAACTGTTTGGTAAATATAGGAATCATCAGATTCAACGAAAAAAAGGCAGAAATTAAAAGCCACCAGACATATTGGATGGTGGTTTCTTTCTCCTTGTTATACAACAAAAGTATTGTTTCTCTGTAACCGACTGGTATATTGCGGGCTCATGTAATTTTCTTTCGCGTGTTCCGTGACCTAGACATTCGATTAAAAACgcagagaaaaatttcaggaaaaattgGGACTTCTGATAGATCAAGTGGGGTCTACAATGACAGGTGGCGATAAAATTAATCGACCAAAAACGGTGGGTATACCTTTCATGGCAGTTTCGTGTACCACAACATCTGAGATCTGAGCTCTTGTTGCGTTACAACACGTGTTTCTTGTACCCTGTAGACCACCGGCCTAATCTATTACGTACAATCTGAAAGGACATCGGTCTTTGAATACAGTTTCGGTCAGTTGACGATAACTGAAAGTTCACCGGAACTTTGATTAGGCTTGTAAGCTTGCAGCTGAACTTTGATGGGGGTAAGTTATGTTAACTACAATATtattctaaaaataatttttttcaggctttgcAGAAAAATATTAGCAAGCTCACGAGAGTAAAAAAAGCACAGAAAAAGAAgcaacaacagaaaaacaaaggaTCCAAGCAAAGGTACAAATGCAACCAGATATTCCTgttaagagagagaaaaagagttGGCACCGTTTACGTCCCTGTGAAATAGAATTTAATACACTCGAGACATAAATAGCAAAAAGAAACATTCATTTTCGTATTTATTCGCCATTTTTGTGCTGTGTATTTAAGAGAGGGTTGAACATGCTTGACTAGCCTTGGACGGAGGTGGGGCTTTTTAACACAAAATCGTCGgaaatcagaaaggaaattacaGTTTAACTCCTTACAATTCCAATAAGTTACTTTGTAAACAGGTTATGTGAACAGACAGCTTTCAGCTAGAGGGTGTTATTTTGGGAATAAGACCAAATTGTCCTGTACAAGGTAAGCATTGCCAATTGTATCTTGAGAGTTGAAGGGCTAAGAGATGGGCAGATTCACAATGCCTTGATATGATGATAATTGATACATTCTTTTTTGATGAACATTTCTTATCAGTAACAACCAGAGGGGCAGTGTTTCAATATCTGCAAAAAAGAAGAGACttataatgaaagaaataaaaaagcaaagaaaagaagaaaatgcaatGGAAGGTAACAAAATTACActtatttttttacaatgtttCTTCAAAGGATAAGGGCTTACCAGAAACCTTATATAGAAGGAATCCTACATAAGAAGGCCTCTCTCCCCTGTTTTAAAAAGCAACTGATACTTAATGATAATCAAACAATCAAGCATGTTTCCAAATGCATGGAACCCCTTCTGGGAAATCGTGCTAACGCTTAATGCAGAGAACACCTTTGGGAGATCATTCAGGGTCCTTTATCatcaaccctttgacccctaagagtgaccatcatctaatttctccttacaatatcgtccctaaatcaaacattaacatcatgagaataaaggaaatgatcatcaactaaagtttctcttgattgttaaacaaattctccttatcagcaccttagaaaatgtatagagaacagcatggagaatatgcatattgatgtgagggtgtgaagggttaattGGGAGACTCATAACCTGGTGGGGCctttgtgttgtgttcttgggcagaACACTTCATCTCTCCACCAAGGAATATTGATGAGTATTAACATATTGTcaaggaagcctgatgaaatgttgGGGGGAACCTTGTGATgaactagcatcccatccaggggggggggggagtattATTACTGGTACTCCTACCTTATTGGTACTTAGTTTAGGGTTTTCCGCGATGGTAAAAAAATCGTAAAATTAATGACCTGAAATAAAACTCCTCAGGGAATATGGACTTGCAAAAATTTAATACCCTGTagaaaatacgaaaaaaaaaaaaaaaaaaaaaagatcaacatGTAATAGCAACAacatataataataacaataaatgaCAAATAAACAGTTTATTACAATACAGTAAAatacaaatttcatttgccaTTTATaaagagaaaggtgtttttcatTACCAAATGAGTAAGTTTACAATACTTGTtataaacaatattttaataGATGGCAAGGGGGCCTCTAGAAGCACTGGGCTTAACATTGTATGAGTAAGATTTCTTTTGCCAAACCACTAAGgtgcaagaatttggtgttggttCAAGACAgcaacctctacctgataagtttgggtattctcattactggaaccagtttgctggataataaatggatattatagggataAATAACAAGTTaatcaattctgggagttaaagggtgaaaaatgGTTTCCCAACACTCTTTCTACTATAACAAACACCCATATCAGCCTTAAGTCCCCTTGTGCCAAACAACTCTTATAATTCTTAAGCTGCTACTCTAAGAGGGGGAATAcagataaatgttttttttttacattattcttTTTTAGTTGTTACACAGCAGCAAATTCATAAGAAACCAGAGGGAAAGAAAATCAAGGAGACTAACGCTGAGAAAATGGACACAAGCTAATGTCTCTGAAAAAGGAACAGTAACCTGACAAAAGAGGGGACTCTCTCTTCATATGGGTTGTTCATGTTTTGATTCCATACTGATTTAGAGAGCTACATGTTTAACTTTGTCCATCAGTTGTTCAAGTCTACACAAGCACAATCTTACTCATTAAGGCTTGCATTTAATAAATGAGCTactgatgttgttgtttttccttcaacctcataacccttaagagtgactaacatccaATTTCTCCAGACCTCAATCAAATAACAATAAAGGAGATGgtcaccaactaaggaagctcttgatttttaaacaaattctccttgtcagcaccccagaatgtgtagagaacagtatggagaatatgcatacggatgttagggtgtaagagATTAAGATTTGTTATGTAAACGAGTTTCAAGGAATTAGAAAACCGTTAATTTTTTGTGGGGAGGTAGTAGGTGTCTTGCATGCACTCTAACATCACCTTCCCCTTCAGAGGTTAGTTAATCAAATGGAGCAAGCCACTCATGCGGGATTAGAAGTGAAATCTGagtttgatttctttgttgtggTATGTCTCAGGCCTAACATCCTCTTTGATTTTACCTCAGAGCAAGGCAAAACTAcaagaaacaataaaagcaaaaacattaaGAACCTCTCTTCAAAGCCGTTAAACTAAATGGCAAGCTTATGCTTGACATGGGTCAGGGTAATCATTAATTGAACAACTGGTCACAGTAACCCATTTCTCAAAAGTCTTGTTAACTTAACTGGCCaaaagtgatattttaaaatccAAATTTTAAGCATAGAGTAGCAGGTTGACCCTTAAccaatccattttttttcttaaggtgACAATTTTATGGTATGATTTTCAAAACTCTTAAACACTCCATCTTCAATGAAATCAGAACAGCTTTGCTGTCATATGAAGTTACCACACCTTCGAGAAATGGTCCCCAGGGTTACACAGTCTAGAAGAGGGGAAGGAGGTCTGACATCAAAGCAAATTCTTCCCACTTTTCCCCAATGGATAACATCTGAAGTCTTAACATCAGAACCCAGAATGTCACTAATCTGGAAAAAGTTCTAGAACATTATCATCTAAAGATGAAGAAATCAAATTCAGGGAATGGTAGTTAATCTGATAGCTTTGCCTGTGTGGCCTGATGTTAATTATGATAGGGTACAACACAAAAACCTTTCCAAAAATAATTTGGGTGTTTCCCATTTTCTATATTTGATACAGTATAATGATAAGCTGAATTTggattggttcttacttgtgATGTAGTGGAGGACAGATGCATAACTGACATCACCATTattaacattttactttttcatcatataaaacaaatagattccatattGCCTTGGGTTTGTACAGTAATGGATCtcagatgtcaaaatgtggtaaggtTCTCTTGTCTCTTGTTGTACCACATTTTGAGGTCAACCACCCACTGGGacataaatgtaaaaaaaacaacccccccccccaatcaaTCAAGGCTTAATAGACCAAGCAGAATACAGAGGAATGATTGGAAACTTGTTCTCGATTCTGACTCATCTGTTTATCAAAGGTGATAAAGGACTGTTGGGAATGGACCATTCTACAGTTATGTAAAATGTAACTAAACCTTTATGTGAAAGCGAGGTCATTGGTGACCTTGAAATGAAATTGGCCACAACGCAAACAAACGCGACACAAAAAAATGCAacttcaaaggttttttttattcaacaaaGGCAAAGcacatttgaaacaaaaataaggtAAAAGCTCTCTTATGTACAGTTGCAGCAAAGCAAACTTGGATTCTAATTACAATATTGGGACATACCACGATGCCAATTCATACTTTTTATACACATTTGcaaaaacaagaatttttcaACATTTGCAAGAATATTTGTCATTCCACTCATCATTTTACTAccaagtgaaaaataaattttagacaGAAGTAACGAAACTACGACCGCACAGGCTGATGTGAACCAAGAATACACATCCTTCACCTTCACTTCTCAACTTAAGATCCACTTAACAGTATATTTGGATAGGGGAAATTATGTCTAGGTGAACATGTTCACGTTTATACCTTGGTATCAAAACGACAGGACTTCAACCCTTTCCATAGGCGAGTAATAAGGCGGAAATAGTTTAGATTTTCATGTTGGCAATTTTTTCCAGATGAACGGGGTGTTCATGACAAGTAAAAAAAGGAAGTCAGAGCGAGAAGTCATCTCTAATTCCTTCGCTCGAGAAAACAACGAATGGTATAACCTCAGTCAATTCCCTCTTGACCGACACCTTTAGACGACGTACACCTCTCTAAAACTAACACTTGGATTCGATTCTTTCCGTTCAAATTTTTCAGTCATGTCAATATAGTTGATCTAATGTCTAACGAGGAAGGAAGGCTAGTAACTGCAATAGGTTGTTTCCACAAGGACTGTTGTACTGACACTACTCTACGTAATATTTGAGCCCGTTAACAGTCGTTAGCTTGGAGTTGTGCCTGCTTGCCATTTTTCTGCACGCTCCATAAATATTTCCCTCTCCATTTCAAATGCCAGTCTGTTCACACATCACCGTTATTTCACTAAATTCAATGCGCGACTGATTGCACATGGTAATTCTGGGATCCAGGAAAGAAATATTAAGACTAGAGGATATGGTTTCGTCAGCTGCGTGCCAAGTCAGCCCTTGCCTCGCGCCTCAACTGCACAGCATTCACCACCATCACAGTTTCTGATAAAAGCGATTCGAAGATAGCGTCTGCCACTTGGAACTTCACGGCAAGTTCATCATCATCGTAATCTACCCATAACGGCTCCTCTTCTCGAAGCTCCTGAATCAGGATGGCGTCAACGAAATCCTTCTTTCCCACCTTTAGCGGCGTCTTCCGACGAACACGTTCGAGAGAAGGCCTAGCATCACCCAAACcgattaaattcaaaacttgttgCTGCACTACAGGGAGAAAGTCTCCTTCGCGGACAAGTGGTTGAAGACCACGATGCAGACGGTGCTTTCGTCGCGGTTTTGCTTTCATCCAAGCCGGCCGCTTGGTGGGGGTCTCCTCAGATAAGAGATCTTTGAACAAATTGCCGGTCAAATCGAACACTAATCGTTGGTAAACTCGTTTACTATTGGCTCCGAGGTCGTCGTCCGCTTCGTCGTCTCCGATGATTTCCGACGGGGGTGTTACGTTATCTAAAGGCAGTCCTCTCCTCTTGCGTTCGAAGAAAACGGAAAGAGAGGAAGCCACCAATGGGCTGACTTCATTGGGACGATGAGGAACGGAGAAAAGAAACGAAGGACCTCTAGAACGCCTAAATGTCtcctcttcttcatcttcctcttcaGAGGGAAAT is a window encoding:
- the LOC131774969 gene encoding deaminated glutathione amidase-like; translation: MIPIFTKQFIATAGYKLKLRSSLQTSKEVRYRFFSYFYRREFASITGLVMGDNQLTDSGATLVAVCQMNSTNDVDRNMGICKDLINKAKSRGAKFVFLPECFDYVGENSEQSLSMAEPLESPRMQSLCVLAKELGVWLSLGGYHEKGPPDDKRLRNSHVIVNDSGSIVAVYRKIHLFDIDVKDGPRLKESDTCIPGNQIVPPVSTPVGNVGLAICYDVRFPELSLILAQQGADILTFPSAFTQITGSAHWEVLLRCRAVENQCYVIAAAQTGQHNAKRRSYGHAMVVDPWGCVIAQCHEGNDVCVAEIDLGYLNKVRQQMPLMNHRRTDIYGSLNSGPKL
- the LOC131774983 gene encoding uncharacterized protein C11orf98 homolog, producing MTGGDKINRPKTALQKNISKLTRVKKAQKKKQQQKNKGSKQSNNQRGSVSISAKKKRLIMKEIKKQRKEENAMEVVTQQQIHKKPEGKKIKETNAEKMDTS